One segment of Candidatus Binatia bacterium DNA contains the following:
- the recN gene encoding DNA repair protein RecN → MLRGLKIKNFAVIDEVALDLAAGLNVLTGETGAGKTIVLNALALISGGRVSADIIRHGEEEASVEALFESFPAALKEKLRDGGHEIDDDLVIKRVVSRSGKNRIYLNGGLCPLGLLSEIGPSLIHIYGQHEHQTLLRPESHLELLDDYGGLSEKAAAMSGRYAALAAAWSDLSRAKELLDKRRREEEWLRAQAEEIARARLQPGEEEELKERRNILMHAEKLFQGCKEGEELLYEGDEAVAGRLGRYVARLKELARIDSGLNAAVELLDSAQAQLQEGASFLRRHTDRVQFDPAAQEQLEERLAEIGRLKRKYQGSIEEILKHGEKIAEELKGLERGEEEIPALEASSEKARRAAWEFAEALSRERKKAAAKFKKEMEKEVATLGMAGTVFDARFLEPGAMGESSPFVADGRILTEQGIDQVEFYFSPNPGEPVKPLAKIASGGELSRLMLAIKSLVLGRGDIPTLLFDEVDAGIGGRVAEIVGQKLKKVAALHQVLCVTHLPQIAALADSHYVVRKEVAKGRTFTEVGRLGERDRVAEVARMLGGVKVTEKAIRHAEEMVKGRIKAEG, encoded by the coding sequence CAACGTTCTTACCGGCGAGACGGGCGCCGGCAAGACGATCGTGCTCAACGCGCTCGCCCTTATCTCCGGCGGGCGGGTCTCCGCCGACATCATCCGCCACGGCGAGGAAGAGGCCAGCGTCGAAGCGCTGTTCGAGTCGTTTCCGGCGGCGCTTAAGGAAAAGCTTCGCGACGGCGGGCACGAGATCGACGACGACCTCGTCATCAAGCGCGTCGTCAGCCGGTCGGGAAAAAACCGCATCTATTTAAACGGCGGCCTCTGCCCCCTCGGGCTTCTCTCCGAGATCGGTCCGAGCCTCATTCACATATACGGCCAGCACGAGCACCAGACGCTGCTCCGGCCCGAGAGTCATCTCGAGTTGCTCGACGATTACGGCGGCTTGAGCGAAAAAGCCGCGGCGATGAGCGGGAGATATGCCGCTCTCGCGGCGGCTTGGAGCGATTTGAGCCGCGCCAAGGAGCTGCTCGACAAGCGGCGGCGCGAAGAGGAATGGCTGCGCGCGCAGGCGGAGGAGATCGCCCGCGCCCGCTTGCAGCCCGGAGAAGAGGAGGAATTGAAGGAGCGGAGAAATATCCTGATGCACGCGGAGAAGCTCTTTCAGGGCTGCAAGGAAGGGGAGGAGCTGCTCTACGAGGGCGACGAGGCGGTGGCCGGCCGGTTGGGCAGATACGTCGCGCGGCTGAAGGAGCTGGCGCGGATCGACAGCGGTCTCAACGCGGCGGTGGAGTTGCTCGATTCCGCGCAGGCGCAATTGCAGGAGGGGGCATCGTTTTTACGCCGCCATACCGACCGCGTCCAGTTTGATCCGGCAGCGCAAGAACAGTTGGAAGAGCGGCTGGCCGAGATCGGCCGGCTAAAGCGCAAGTATCAGGGCTCGATCGAAGAAATTCTCAAACACGGAGAGAAAATCGCAGAAGAGCTAAAGGGATTGGAGCGCGGCGAGGAAGAGATTCCGGCGCTGGAGGCGTCCTCGGAAAAAGCGCGCCGCGCCGCCTGGGAATTCGCCGAAGCGCTTTCGCGCGAGCGCAAGAAGGCGGCCGCCAAATTCAAGAAAGAGATGGAGAAAGAAGTCGCGACTCTCGGCATGGCCGGCACGGTATTCGACGCCCGCTTTCTCGAACCCGGCGCAATGGGCGAGAGTTCGCCCTTTGTCGCCGACGGCAGAATATTGACCGAGCAGGGAATCGACCAGGTGGAATTTTATTTTTCGCCCAATCCCGGCGAGCCGGTGAAGCCGCTGGCGAAGATCGCTTCCGGCGGCGAGCTGTCGCGCCTGATGCTCGCGATCAAATCTCTCGTCCTTGGACGCGGGGACATTCCCACGCTCTTGTTCGATGAGGTGGACGCAGGCATCGGCGGTCGGGTGGCCGAGATCGTGGGGCAGAAATTAAAAAAAGTTGCGGCTCTGCACCAGGTGCTTTGCGTAACGCATTTGCCGCAGATCGCGGCGCTGGCGGATTCCCACTACGTCGTCAGAAAAGAGGTCGCGAAGGGAAGGACTTTCACTGAAGTCGGCCGTCTCGGCGAGCGCGACAGAGTTGCCGAGGTCGCGCGCATGCTCGGCGGCGTGAAAGTGACGGAGAAAGCCATCCGCCACGCGGAGGAGATGGTGAAGGGAAGGATCAAGGCGGAAGGCTGA